One genomic segment of Erythrolamprus reginae isolate rEryReg1 chromosome 2, rEryReg1.hap1, whole genome shotgun sequence includes these proteins:
- the MYOCD gene encoding myocardin isoform X7 — MPPLKSPSPFHEQKKSLERTKTEDYFKHKIRDRPEHSELLDMHIVQDSTVEESVQASQMKLKRARLADNLNEKIALRPGPLELVEKNIIPIDSAVKEAIKGTQGNFTKSSDAFAFEEDSSNDGMSPEQIKSEDSQGSTELAARIKIPEATFPSVSGKTQGHSHSSENDMADSSSLQNSQPESPKQLNGEQTPSIPITTSVKSKTSSDGKNRHKKPKEMKPKVKKLKYHQYIPPDQKAEKSPPPMDSAYARLLQQQQLFLQLQILSQQQQHRHQQQFSYPGSHSSQLKQPNEPKLSGSSPTTITNNPLSPVKGTFSGPSCISSLKPGPLPSNLDDLKVSELRQQLRIRGLPVSGTKTALMERLRPFQECNGNSVASFNEITTVTFPVTPTSSLSSYPSQSSTSLLSNGFYHFGSTSSTPPISPASSDLSVSGSLPDSFNEGPMSSPQFVLHPSPVQGGCEENLVGSINGIGIQHDVERVDTEKDKMLVEKQKVINELTWKLQQEQRQVEELRMQLQKRKRSHGLEDKQPPAHVFGFPVKQENAVSSCPFASKQAALKGKASNSEALSNCGTPQMPHLVNSHCMEPSGQNGILSSTFLSPQCSPQHSPLEAAKSPQHISLPPSPNSHYLLSMSPSHQGEGRSSSPQPNHNLCTTLVPTQGGPKYSILSTNFCKSSAALPEGKQPPPYADAVKQQMTQSQQMDELLDVLIETGEMPANAKEDRPCLQKVPQITVSSGTSGTPLLLKASTAFEQNTSNQLPFERCSSNDSHFEILLNSHSPLGRSSDVTLLKLGTEEPHFDGAMEGFSSKAADELVSPHEILPTPLSPMETQLSPSSGEGTGLHMSFTESPWETMEWLDLTPPSSANGFGSLTTAGPSIFNIDFLDVTDLNLNGTMDLHLQQW, encoded by the exons ATTCAACTGTAGAAGAATCCGTTCAAGCTAGTCAGATGAAACTAAAACGAGCTCGTCTTGCAGACAATCTGAATGAAAAAATTGCTCTTAGACCAGGACCTCTGGAGCTGGTGGAGAAGAATATCATTCCCATTGACTCAGCTGTGAAAGAGGCCATCAAAG GTACCCAGGGAAATTTCACTAAATCTTCAGACGCCTTTGCTTTTGAAGAAGATAGCAGCAATGATGGGATGTCCCCAGAGCAAATTAAAAGTGAGGATTCTCAAGGGTCTACAGAATTGGCAGCAAGAATCAAAATACCTGAAGCAACATTTCCTTCAGTGTCTGGGAAAACtcag ggCCATTCCCATAGTTCTGAAAATGATATGGCTGATTCGTCATCTCTTCAAAATAGTCAGCCAGAAAGTCCAAAACAGCTCAATGGGGAGCAAACACCTTCTATTCCTATTACTACATCTGTAAAG TCAAAAACTTCAAGTGATGGCAAGAATCGGCACAAAAAACCTAAGGAGATGAAGCCCAAAGTGAAGAAGCTAAAGTATCACCAGTACATTCCACCAGACCAAAAGGCAGAGAAGTCTCCTCCTCCCATGGACTCTGCCTACGCAAGACtactgcaacaacaacaactcttccTGCAGCTCCAGATCCTCAGCCAGCAACAGCAGCATCGGCACCAGCAGCAGTTCAGTTACCCTGGGTCACATTCCTCTCAGCTAAA GCAACCAAATGAGCCTAAACTTTCAGGCTCTTCCCCTACGACAATCACCAATAATCCTCTTTCTCCAGTGAAGGGAACCTTTTCTGGGCCATCTTGCATTTCATCCCTCAAACCAGGTCCTCTCCCATCCAATCTGGATGACCTTAAA GTATCAGAATTAAGGCAGCAACTCCGAATAAGGGGACTTCCTGTGTCAGGTACAAAAACAGCCTTGATGGAACGTCTTAGACCCTTTCAAGAGTGCAATGGGAATTCGGTGGCTTCTTTCAATGAAATAACCACTGTGACTTTCCCAGTAACTCCAACAAGCTCTCTCTCCAGTTATCCATCGCAGTCTTCTACCAGTCTGTTATCCAATGGCTTTTACCATTTTGGCAGCACTAGTTCCACTCCGCCCATCTCTCCAGCTTCCTCTGACCTTTCAGTGAGTGGCTCCTTGCCAGACAGTTTCAATGAAGGACCAATGTCTTCCCCACAGTTTGTCTTGCACCCTTCACCTGTGCAAGGTGGATGCGAGGAGAACCTGGTGGGAAGCATCAATGGAATTGGCATCCAGCACGATGTTGAAAGGGTTGACACAGAGAAAGACAAAATGTTAGTGGAAAAGCAAAAGGTAATCAATGAGCTGACTTGGAAACTGCAACAGGAGCAGAGGCAAGTGGAAGAGTTGAGAATGCAGCTCCAGAAGCGCAAAAGAAGCCACGGACTGGAAGATAAGCAGCCCCCAGCACATGTGTTTGGTTTTCCAGTCAAGCAGGAGAATGCAGTGTCCAGCTGCCCATTTGCCTCTAAGCAAGCTGCCTTGAAAGGTAAGGCTAGCAATTCTGAGGCATTAAGTAACTGTGGGACACCTCAGATGCCTCATCTTGTAAATAGCCATTGCATGGAACCTTCCGGACAAAATGGCATACTGTCGTCCACATTCCTAAGCCCACAGTGCTCTCCTCAGCATTCTCCACTAGAGGCAGCAAAGAGTCCTCAACATATCAGCCTTCCGCCCTCACCAAACAGCCATTACCTTCTCTCTATGTCTCCTAGCCATCAGGGAGAAGGACGCAGCAGTTCTCCACAACCCAACCACAATCTGTGCACAACTCTG GTGCCGACACAAGGGGGCCCAAAGTATTCCATTCTGTCTACCAACTTTTGTAAATCCAGTGCTGCTCTCCCAGAGGGAAAACAGCCTCCACCTTATGCTGATGCTGTAAAACAG caaATGACTCAAAGTCAGCAGATGGATGAACTATTAGATGTGCTTATTGAAACTGGAG AAATGCCTGCAAATGCTAAAGAGGACCGCCCTTGTCTTCAGAAGGTACCTCAGATAACAGTGTCTTCAGGAACTTCTGGAACACCCTTGTTACTAAAGGCATCCACTGCATTTGAGCAAAACACCTCAAATCAGCTCCCCTTTGAACGCTGCTCTAGCAATGACAGTCATTTTGAAATCTTGTTAAATTCCCACAGTCCTCTTGGGCGATCAAGTGATGTCACCCTTCTGAAATTGGGTACTGAGGAACCTCACTTTGATGGAGCCATGGAAGGATTTTCAAGCAAGGCTGCTGATGAATTAGTCTCACCCCATGAGATCCTGCCGACTCCCCTCTCGCCCATGGAGACTCAGTTGTCTCCCTCATCTGGTGAAGGAACTGGTTTGCACATGAGCTTCACAGAGTCTCCCTGGGAAACAATGGAATGGCTGGACCTAACACCACCAAGCTCAGCCAATGGTTTTGGTTCCCTGACCACTGCAGGGCCCAGCATCTTCAACATCGATTTCTTAGATGTTACTGATCTCAACTTGAACGGCACTATGGATCTGCACTTACAACAGTGGTGA
- the MYOCD gene encoding myocardin isoform X2: MTLLGSEHSMLIRSKFRSVLQLRLQQRRSREQLASQGIMPPLKSPSPFHEQKKSLERTKTEDYFKHKIRDRPEHSELLDMHIVQDSTVEESVQASQMKLKRARLADNLNEKIALRPGPLELVEKNIIPIDSAVKEAIKGTQGNFTKSSDAFAFEEDSSNDGMSPEQIKSEDSQGSTELAARIKIPEATFPSVSGKTQGHSHSSENDMADSSSLQNSQPESPKQLNGEQTPSIPITTSVKSKTSSDGKNRHKKPKEMKPKVKKLKYHQYIPPDQKAEKSPPPMDSAYARLLQQQQLFLQLQILSQQQQHRHQQQFSYPGSHSSQLKQPNEPKLSGSSPTTITNNPLSPVKGTFSGPSCISSLKPGPLPSNLDDLKVSELRQQLRIRGLPVSGTKTALMERLRPFQECNGNSVASFNEITTVTFPVTPTSSLSSYPSQSSTSLLSNGFYHFGSTSSTPPISPASSDLSVSGSLPDSFNEGPMSSPQFVLHPSPVQGGCEENLVGSINGIGIQHDVERVDTEKDKMLVEKQKVINELTWKLQQEQRQVEELRMQLQKRKRSHGLEDKQPPAHVFGFPVKQENAVSSCPFASKQAALKGKASNSEALSNCGTPQMPHLVNSHCMEPSGQNGILSSTFLSPQCSPQHSPLEAAKSPQHISLPPSPNSHYLLSMSPSHQGEGRSSSPQPNHNLCTTLVPTQGGPKYSILSTNFCKSSAALPEGKQPPPYADAVKQQMTQSQQMDELLDVLIETGEMPANAKEDRPCLQKVPQITVSSGTSGTPLLLKASTAFEQNTSNQLPFERCSSNDSHFEILLNSHSPLGRSSDVTLLKLGTEEPHFDGAMEGFSSKAADELVSPHEILPTPLSPMETQLSPSSGEGTGLHMSFTESPWETMEWLDLTPPSSANGFGSLTTAGPSIFNIDFLDVTDLNLNGTMDLHLQQW; encoded by the exons ATTCAACTGTAGAAGAATCCGTTCAAGCTAGTCAGATGAAACTAAAACGAGCTCGTCTTGCAGACAATCTGAATGAAAAAATTGCTCTTAGACCAGGACCTCTGGAGCTGGTGGAGAAGAATATCATTCCCATTGACTCAGCTGTGAAAGAGGCCATCAAAG GTACCCAGGGAAATTTCACTAAATCTTCAGACGCCTTTGCTTTTGAAGAAGATAGCAGCAATGATGGGATGTCCCCAGAGCAAATTAAAAGTGAGGATTCTCAAGGGTCTACAGAATTGGCAGCAAGAATCAAAATACCTGAAGCAACATTTCCTTCAGTGTCTGGGAAAACtcag ggCCATTCCCATAGTTCTGAAAATGATATGGCTGATTCGTCATCTCTTCAAAATAGTCAGCCAGAAAGTCCAAAACAGCTCAATGGGGAGCAAACACCTTCTATTCCTATTACTACATCTGTAAAG TCAAAAACTTCAAGTGATGGCAAGAATCGGCACAAAAAACCTAAGGAGATGAAGCCCAAAGTGAAGAAGCTAAAGTATCACCAGTACATTCCACCAGACCAAAAGGCAGAGAAGTCTCCTCCTCCCATGGACTCTGCCTACGCAAGACtactgcaacaacaacaactcttccTGCAGCTCCAGATCCTCAGCCAGCAACAGCAGCATCGGCACCAGCAGCAGTTCAGTTACCCTGGGTCACATTCCTCTCAGCTAAA GCAACCAAATGAGCCTAAACTTTCAGGCTCTTCCCCTACGACAATCACCAATAATCCTCTTTCTCCAGTGAAGGGAACCTTTTCTGGGCCATCTTGCATTTCATCCCTCAAACCAGGTCCTCTCCCATCCAATCTGGATGACCTTAAA GTATCAGAATTAAGGCAGCAACTCCGAATAAGGGGACTTCCTGTGTCAGGTACAAAAACAGCCTTGATGGAACGTCTTAGACCCTTTCAAGAGTGCAATGGGAATTCGGTGGCTTCTTTCAATGAAATAACCACTGTGACTTTCCCAGTAACTCCAACAAGCTCTCTCTCCAGTTATCCATCGCAGTCTTCTACCAGTCTGTTATCCAATGGCTTTTACCATTTTGGCAGCACTAGTTCCACTCCGCCCATCTCTCCAGCTTCCTCTGACCTTTCAGTGAGTGGCTCCTTGCCAGACAGTTTCAATGAAGGACCAATGTCTTCCCCACAGTTTGTCTTGCACCCTTCACCTGTGCAAGGTGGATGCGAGGAGAACCTGGTGGGAAGCATCAATGGAATTGGCATCCAGCACGATGTTGAAAGGGTTGACACAGAGAAAGACAAAATGTTAGTGGAAAAGCAAAAGGTAATCAATGAGCTGACTTGGAAACTGCAACAGGAGCAGAGGCAAGTGGAAGAGTTGAGAATGCAGCTCCAGAAGCGCAAAAGAAGCCACGGACTGGAAGATAAGCAGCCCCCAGCACATGTGTTTGGTTTTCCAGTCAAGCAGGAGAATGCAGTGTCCAGCTGCCCATTTGCCTCTAAGCAAGCTGCCTTGAAAGGTAAGGCTAGCAATTCTGAGGCATTAAGTAACTGTGGGACACCTCAGATGCCTCATCTTGTAAATAGCCATTGCATGGAACCTTCCGGACAAAATGGCATACTGTCGTCCACATTCCTAAGCCCACAGTGCTCTCCTCAGCATTCTCCACTAGAGGCAGCAAAGAGTCCTCAACATATCAGCCTTCCGCCCTCACCAAACAGCCATTACCTTCTCTCTATGTCTCCTAGCCATCAGGGAGAAGGACGCAGCAGTTCTCCACAACCCAACCACAATCTGTGCACAACTCTG GTGCCGACACAAGGGGGCCCAAAGTATTCCATTCTGTCTACCAACTTTTGTAAATCCAGTGCTGCTCTCCCAGAGGGAAAACAGCCTCCACCTTATGCTGATGCTGTAAAACAG caaATGACTCAAAGTCAGCAGATGGATGAACTATTAGATGTGCTTATTGAAACTGGAG AAATGCCTGCAAATGCTAAAGAGGACCGCCCTTGTCTTCAGAAGGTACCTCAGATAACAGTGTCTTCAGGAACTTCTGGAACACCCTTGTTACTAAAGGCATCCACTGCATTTGAGCAAAACACCTCAAATCAGCTCCCCTTTGAACGCTGCTCTAGCAATGACAGTCATTTTGAAATCTTGTTAAATTCCCACAGTCCTCTTGGGCGATCAAGTGATGTCACCCTTCTGAAATTGGGTACTGAGGAACCTCACTTTGATGGAGCCATGGAAGGATTTTCAAGCAAGGCTGCTGATGAATTAGTCTCACCCCATGAGATCCTGCCGACTCCCCTCTCGCCCATGGAGACTCAGTTGTCTCCCTCATCTGGTGAAGGAACTGGTTTGCACATGAGCTTCACAGAGTCTCCCTGGGAAACAATGGAATGGCTGGACCTAACACCACCAAGCTCAGCCAATGGTTTTGGTTCCCTGACCACTGCAGGGCCCAGCATCTTCAACATCGATTTCTTAGATGTTACTGATCTCAACTTGAACGGCACTATGGATCTGCACTTACAACAGTGGTGA